The following nucleotide sequence is from Centropristis striata isolate RG_2023a ecotype Rhode Island chromosome 7, C.striata_1.0, whole genome shotgun sequence.
atcttaggtcagtctgactaacggtcagtgagatatgccctagacacacacacacacacacacacacacacacacacacacacgcttcttgcttttatagacaGATGTATAGGTGAGTGACACTTCTATTTAAGAGAATGCGTATTACAGCAACAagcattgtgtttttgttctgtttcgCAGGGGAAGGCATCAAGGTTGTGGCTTCCATCCAGAACAGATCCTCTCGTGACATTAGGCCCAAATACTGTCTGTATCTGAAGCACAGTTACTTtgcaaagaagaagaggaaagtcAAAACCAAAGAGATCCTGAAAGAGGTGGGTGACGTTATCCCACCTTCTGCAGGTCAGACTGTCACCAGGATCATCACCATCCCTCCCGACACGTGTGCCTCCATCCTAAACTGCAACATCATCAAAGTGGAGTACAGGCTCAGGGTGTGTATCTCTATTCTCAGAAACATGTCTGTAGGTCTTTATGTCCGTATGATTGTTACGATAAATCCTGACCATTTGTCCTCCACAGGTCTCTCTGGATGTCAAGTATGCTTTAGACCCCACTATCAAGTTCCCCATCGTCATCCTGCCAGCTTTACAGGAACCTATTGAAGGGGAGCATCCGCCTGCTTCTCCTAGCTTCTCCGGCTTCACTAACCCTTACTATCCAGGCAACTAGCAAGAATGCTGACACTGTGAAGACTTGACTGTTCaaaaaatatgaacacaaaaatgaatgtgatTATGAAGGGAGTTCTTCAACTCCTGTATCACTGGCATGATTTCATTGCCAGTAAATGACTTCCCTCTATACTGGTGATACTGAAATATTGTAAATGATGTCATAAAGAATACAACTGTGCTTCTATCTGTTccttcttttaaataaacaatagaacaataaatacataaagtcTCTTATTACAGAGACCAGAGTACCacatagaaaaaaatgtaactttcatTTCTTCCATGTTCATTTTAGAGTTAAAGCTACACAaccacataatgactaaaaaatgtcCTATTAATGGTGTATCACAATCATTTTGGATCACTGTTGTTGCCATAGTTTTTGCTTTGATTATGCCttatatgcttatttttctttctttctttctgtatttttgtataatttagattttttatttatttaatgtgttatctagtcaattatttgtttgttatttgaaTTCTAtcctttttttctattcttgTGTTCTGTTATAGATGGACATTATCCTATGTTGTTACTCTTTATTCCATAGAGTGCTGCCATTGTAATATGTACATTGTCAGTCCTTGtaaaacccaataaaaataCTGGAGAAGAAATTTCATGACCAATACTTTCTAAATAAGGAATTTTACTTTTTGGCCACCATGGTagtcaaaagaaagaaaatctgaaaaataggATCTTAAATATgaaaagataattaattaaaatgagaaGGACATACTCTTAGAAAAAACAAGCTACAAAGAACAAAGAGTCTCTTCCTCTataccaacaacaacaaagctgaTGATACAACATATCTTATACCTTTATATAATGCATGATAAAGGTTCATATAAATCTTCATAATGTGTTCTTATATAAAAGCAGTCATGAAACAGTGAAGGCATTTTATGACTTTACATGGTCAAATATCCCAGTGGCTAATCTCTCACTCTGCATGAAAGATAATAAGGTAAAATAATTATTCTGTTGTCATTTAAAACACCAACAGCCATAAGGAAGCTTTGTAGACACAGCATCAGAGAAGTATTGTTtgaattattgtcatttttgatgTAGTTCTTGTTCTATTCGGGATAATAAGTATAATATAAATGAGTGGAAGGGGAACTATCCCAGGTTATCTCAGGTTCCTCCTCAGAGCTGAACCCACCCACTGTGgtcaaaggttgtttttttatcttctctGTTATATGGCATCTTGCTTCGCGTTTCATTGAGGAGTTACTGTGAAAACCACAAGTCATGTCTACCACCGTAAAGAGCCTGAAAGTCACCTATAACCCTGTTAATAAGGACAACACTTTTACTAATGGAGACTATGTTTCAGGTAATGTCACGCTGGAAGTGGCCAAAGACTGCCAGATAGACTCCCTGTCAATTAAATTCAAGGGGAAAGCAGAAGTCCAGTGGACAGAGAACCACGGTAAAACTACTGTTGTTTACCACTCCAAGGAGAAGTACTTCAGCGTCAAACATTTCTTTATTCAGGACAAAGATCGCAGAGGTAAGTGTGTAAATTTACCATTAAAGAGATCCTGACATGTAAACAGTAAATGTTAATACAAGAAACAAATCATCTATTGTAACATGGAAAAGGTGGCCAGAAGTAATGGTTGGTGATATGGGTGCAAAATTACATTCAAAACTAATCAACTTTAAGCACCTTAAAGTGTTTCACTATTGTACAACATTACCACCATAAAATGGTATGGTCAAAAGGTCGAAAGATTTtttagattaattactttattaatcccacaatggggaaattcaatctctgcatttaacccatttttttttttacacacacaagtgACCTTCCTTGAACTGACAACCCTTCGGTTTCAAGcttgattcctaacctctacgTCAAGGACTATTACTTATTGCTTAGTTGATATGTTGCATACCACggtaaaattaccataaaactaACTACAGTATGTTTAGCATACTTAATTAAATAtagtacatattatattatactgtacattaaactgtaaaatgCAAGAAAACAGTAGTGAAATCATTTCAGTGGGGCAAACTACAATAACGGGCCATGGTATGGTAGTTGGCATAATGGACATACTGAGGATGGTTTTTGTCCCGCCTTgtggatgaataaataaataaaaaagactgcTTGCTAACATTAATGTTACATGCAAACATCCAAAGCTCAACTTAAACCTCCcttaaataataacataaaaagtTTAGCTTAATATAGCATTTAGCCTGCtattatttaaagttaaaaaacaaatgttgtacATGATAAGAGCTGAATTTGTTAGAAAATTGATTAGTTGAATGATCACCAAGTGTTGTAATAACTGATTGGCTTAGTTTAAGTAATTCAtgtgccaaaaaaaaatgttgttgctttttatgTGTCTAATGTGATTGTTAACTGAACTACAGAAACTGTGCTGGATGTTTTTGACTATTTACTGACAGTTTTTAGAGTTTAGAGCAAATATTTTATAGCTCATGTGACATGCGTATGTTAATtgcttttcattagtttttctgATTTTTCTTCAGGAGATGACAGCCAAAATGGACAAAGATGTACGTATTTTCACAGTTCTGTCTCAGCCCCCTCATCCAAAGGGCGAGTTCAAACCTGTAAGAGttgtgaaataaacaaaagagtCAACACATTATTCTTTTGCTTTCCAGACTGCAGTGTTGTTGCCCCAGGATGCCATGTGTACCCATTCACCTTTCAGATCCCTCACCAGTAAGTTATCATTCTTTTAATAGATACATAATGAGATGGATAGTCCCCAGACAACAAAATGCAGTGCAATGTATATTACCTTCTGCAAACATCTTAATAGAATGATCTCAGAGTCTTGATTCATTTGACTGCTTAAAAGTGCAATGCATAGAAACTGAGATTGAACttctcatgttctcatgttTGTCTGCTCTTCAGGAATATTCCGTCCTCCTTCAAAGACCATTATGGTAAAATTGTGTACCTGCTGGAAGCCCAGCTGAGCCGATCAATGAGAATGAACACGAAAGATTCAACTAAGATCAACTTTGTGGCAAAGCCAGACCTGAACAGTGACCGTACACTAATGGTTTGTTCTGAGTTATATCTTCATACCAACACAGACATAAATCTACATGCAGTGAATGATGTAAATCCTGCCCCTTCTGTAGCTGAAAGGAAGTGTATTGAACTATGAGCTTGAACTCCGACTGCCTCCAGGATATACACAGTcggccataaagttggaataaaatattttttatgacctctttccatgacatgattgtgacaatgtgatttgttAGTGACAGATAAAgtatatatcttctcaaaactttattaactgtgtctgaaaacaaaattatgtgtATTTGACTTAGTATTTGCATTCAGAAAACCACCACTACATAAgccaagcatgtgtgtgtgtgtgtgtgtgttcttgatAAAGATATGATCCAATGGTTAGCAGCTTATGTTGCTGCCTTCTGAATGCAAAtagaataaaagtaattttttaagTGTATTGCATTGATTAATCTGGTCTTCTTTCAGACACCGCAGCATGAAACCAAGGATAAGAAAATGAATGTTTTCACCTCAGGAACTGTATCCATGGATGTGAATCTTGAAAAAGCAGGTTTCTTCCAAGGTCAGAGCcctaaaagtaacaataacacttgtttgtctcatgtcagcagctgttttgacatttcttgtctgtttttttttcaggtgaGGGATTAAAGGTTACGGCGTACATTCAGAACAAGTCGTCTCGTGAGATCAAGCCAAAGTACTGTGTGTACAGCAAACACAGCTTCTTTGCTGAAGGGAAGAGAAGACTCAATACTAATGACATCTTTAAAGAGGTGGGAGAGCCAATCCCTCCTTCTGCTTCCCAAAATGTCACGAGAATCCTCCAGATCCCTCATGATCTGGAGCCCTCCATCCTCAACTGCGGTATCATCACAGCAGAGTACAGACTCAGGGTAAGCATCTGCAGTATGCGGCAACAGAGAAGTTTGTGCTTATTATGTGACTCTGTACAAAAAGTTTGACATCAACATCATATTTTCCACAGGTCTACCTGGATGTTAAATATGCTTCTGACCCAGAGATCAAATTTCCCATCGTCATCCTGCCGGCCTCTCAGGTTTCTGCCACGGCACCTCCACCTGCTGCCTCTGACTTTGGATTTGAACCATTTGGGAGCACCAACCCTCCAGCCTGGGGCATTGCACCACCACAGCCACCAACAGCACCCCAAGCTTTTGATGTTCCACCTCCCTACGGAGCATATGGAATGTATCCTTCTCTGACAGACTTTGGCAAGAAGTAGTATTAGTGACAAGAATGTGAAAATAAAGttgtctctccctctttcttatAACTCTGGCTTCTCTGTACTGGGGACCTCTCgttctctcgttctctctctctatctctctctctctctctctctctctctctctgacttcaGTGCTTTATGTCACATGTTGGATCTGGATCTATAAACTGCAGgagtttcagtattttttttctaacctGTCAGGATAAAGTGCAGTATTTCATAGCTAATCATGTCAGTCGTGTATGTGCCATACTAAGAAGTTCTTCAGTAATCTTTTTAATGTATCATGTACCATATGTACTAAATGACCACTGTAGCCTATATCATTTTGAACATTTGATTATGATTTGAAGTCTACAATTTGCCTATTTTTTGTGGTATGCAGCATTGTCAATAAACTAATGAACTGATGTGCTGACCTTTGAGTAACTAAAGTTAATTAATTAAGACTCCATCAacgagaaagagaaaaacaaatgacaCCCCAAATACCATTCAATAAGTTGGTTCAATGAGGTAAGCAGTAGTGGCACCATTAGGCCTAATGAATATTATAGTATACCACTGCAGAAGAAGAGGCTGCAACAAGATAAAAAGAGCAAATATGGATATGTAAGAAAACTGGATGGAAATCTGACATTCAGCTTGATGTATCCAccatgcctctctctctctctctctctctctctctctctgaccacaAAAGCTAAAGTTTTAGTTAGAAGCTGCAGTAACTTGAAATCAGCCAGCACAAACCCAGGCAGCAGGGGTCACAGTTTACCAACCTGCGTGTGACTCCCTGGTCtaatttgtatgtatgtaagtatgtatgtatgtatgtatgtatgtatgtatatatatatatttcaagacATTTTAGAAATAGCAGAGTTCCCATTCAGGTGTTTTATGTTTACATTGAAAGTACGTATAATAAGTATAAAAGAGGTGTGGATGCTTCAGAAGCCaccatttccatattaaacatacttttataaGTTTTTcgtaattttcattttttttgagaaactgaattttaggtcttcattaaatgtaagccatcatcatcattgtaattagaagaaattagataaattaagacatgaaatgttgcattctgtgtgtaatggatctatataatgtcttatttccacttttttaattgaaccactgacataaattaacttttctatgatattctaatttattgaagtGCACCTGTATGAGCTACACACCTAAACATGATCACTTCTAAGGGAACACAAACTGCGCTGTCTCAGGCCTGAGGGAAAGAGGAAAGCTACAGTGGAGCAAAACATAATGGCTACCTGCCTTCTTATAACTAtgtaaatttaacaaaaacCACATCCTCGccattattgaaaaataaattctaCCAGGTCAAATTCAGTGGCTGAGTCAGATGAGTTGTATTCACGTCACAGCAGATAAAGAACTAGAAACTAGAAAAACAGGAACCTGGCTCAAGACTGGGACACACCTTGAATACAGTGTATGTGACACACCTACCAGGATCTCTTGAGGTGGTGTTTCTTCTTTCTGTTCCAGCTTGGATTACgctttactttttacttgacTGATAAAGATTTCGCGCATCATGTCGACAACCGTAAAGAGCCTGAAAGTCACCTACAACCCTATAAATGCGAAAAACACGTTTACCAATGGAGACTGCATTTCGGGTTATGTCACGCTGGAAGTGGCCAAAGACTGCCAGATAGACACCCTGTACATTAAATTCAAGGGGAAAGCAGAAGTCAGGTGGACCGAGAAACACGGTGAACGTACGGTTGTTTACCACTCCAAGGACAAATACTTCAGCTACAGGCAATACTTTATCCGCGACAAAGATCACAAAGGTAAGTGCGTAAATTAAAAGAACTAAATGATGAAGACTTGAACGCGGATTGGCTGGTTTGCAGAACtggtcctgcagctctgtggcagtgatgaaatatgttttacttcagtaaaagcacTCATAcctcactgtgaaaatactcaatcaaatcaaatcaaatcaaatagtctttattgtcattatatagttcactgtacaacgaaattgaaagtgccactgcataaggtgcatagttt
It contains:
- the LOC131974311 gene encoding arrestin domain-containing protein 3-like — encoded protein: MSTTVKSLKVTYNPVNKDNTFTNGDYVSGNVTLEVAKDCQIDSLSIKFKGKAEVQWTENHGKTTVVYHSKEKYFSVKHFFIQDKDRRGKVNTLFFCFPDCSVVAPGCHVYPFTFQIPHQNIPSSFKDHYGKIVYLLEAQLSRSMRMNTKDSTKINFVAKPDLNSDRTLMTPQHETKDKKMNVFTSGTVSMDVNLEKAGFFQGEGLKVTAYIQNKSSREIKPKYCVYSKHSFFAEGKRRLNTNDIFKEVGEPIPPSASQNVTRILQIPHDLEPSILNCGIITAEYRLRVYLDVKYASDPEIKFPIVILPASQVSATAPPPAASDFGFEPFGSTNPPAWGIAPPQPPTAPQAFDVPPPYGAYGMYPSLTDFGKK